The Cheilinus undulatus linkage group 21, ASM1832078v1, whole genome shotgun sequence region GAAAAGAAAGGACTGTGAGAACATCTGGTTGTGATTAGCAAGCTTCTTCCACTTAAAAGATTTTCAGTATGACtttataaacctttttttctctgtagcagtcatgtgactgcagaTTAATCACTACAACTTGCATTTTTCCCGTAATCCATACATCTCCAGCTCTGACTGGCACACGCTCAATGCTTTACTGTACTTGATCATTAAGATTCACATGATAAGAGCAGTGCTTGTGAAGTCTAtgagtcatattttttttttagctcaaaGGCTCATCTCTATGGCTCTGATAATATTTTTCCACTTGATCCAGtgtattttttccccttctgaATCTGGAAGGCACGACTTTAGagcacagagaagagagagggaaaggagTTAGAGGAGGGAGAGGTTGATTTGCATGTCAGCACCTCTCTCCAGACAGagaagcaggtcggcagagaGGCCTGGGGGCGAGGGGAGCATTCTAGTTCAGCTTTTTCAAAAGATTGCTGACTAGCTTCCTCCTGTGTCGGCCCAGCAGCCTGGGAGCAGGCGGCGCACATTCCTTCCTCTGATTGCAGCTGATGAAACACTCATGTGCCTCTGTCTTCCCAGCACCTGGCACATGCAAACTCTTAAGATCCAAGCCGCAGCAATTGGTCGTAGCCAACACTAGCATGCCAAACCAGGGCGGGGCTTCGTTCAGACCCAGATCCATCTCAGTTTTCCCGCATCAATAGgttgaacttttattttttttaaagtgaaattaatTTAAAGATGCTTTGTTTTGTCTCCAGTTATCAGGGCGAAGGTTGCTGCACAGGAAGAAGTCGGCATTGGAGATGACATCTATGGAAACTCTATCACACGGATCAAGTATGACATCAAACAGATCAAGGTACATCGGATTAAGATATTATTTTCTTGCAACAACACAAATCTGATTCCAACATGACTCTGAATGTtcttctctctgtttgttttatcaGATGTTCAAAGGTCCCAACCAGGCTATCGAAACCATCTACACCGCCCCCACCGCTTCGCTGTGTGGAGTGACTCTGGAGGGAAACAACAAAGAATATTTGATCACAGGTAAGGCGTCTGACACAGTCATTTATATTGTATAATAATTTGCTACTGTTTTGATGCCgtgtgtttttaaaaccattCAGTCTGTTTGTGAAATGATTAATTGTATCGAGAAGttccaaaaaaatcctactgtTTTCTTCAAAAAAGTGTATTGGAGAGGGATGACTCCCATCAGAAAtgctaaattgcacaaatacattagttgccaacatttttatgccatttagGCAATGGAAATGACTTTTTCTTACCATTTTGgttaaacaaaacaatgaaattaccCATTGGGTACCtgggacttctgtttttgttgctatggtatcaaaacaggtgTCTGAAgtgatacagtgcctataaaaagtatttacctcttggatgttttacccttttattgattttataaatcaatcatggtcaatataatttgactttttgcaaaaaaaaaaaaaaccttctttaatgtcaaagtgaaaacagattactCTAAAGTAAAAGGTTCAGCCCAgtagtgctagtagtctcatatTTAGCGaaatgggatcacctgagtgcagtgaatgtgtctcaagcaattgtagtataaagacacgtgtcaccatgaagacaaaagaacactccaagcaactccaagaaaaggttgttgaaaagtttaagtcagaggatggatacaaaaaaaattcaaggcactgaatatccctggagttcagttaaatccatcatcatgaaatggatggaaaatagCTCATGTGTAAATAtgtctagatcaggctgtcctcccaaactgagtgaccgtgcaagaaggagactagtgagaaaggccaccaagacacctatgactactctgaagcaGTTCCAAGCTtcggcagctgagatggaagaaactctgcatacaacaactgttgctcaggttcttcaccagtcaaatctTTTTGGGATGGTCAGAGataaagccactgttgaagaaaactcacattaaatctggactacagGTCCCCAAAATGCCTGTGGGAGAcctcatggtcaagtggaagaaagttctttgttctgatgagaccaaaatggtgctttttagccatcagacaagacgctataaacacagcacatcaccacaaacacaccacccctACTGTGATGcatggtggtagcagcatcatgctgttgagatgcttctcagcagctggctgtggaaggcttgtaaaggtagagggtaaatgaatgttgcaaaatataagaaaatcctggaggacaatcttattctgcaagagaactacagtgtgggagatttattttccagtaagacaataacccaaagcatacagcaaaagctacacagaaatggtttaaagacaacaaggtgaatgttctggagtggcagagtcaaagttcagacttcaatccaaaACAGTATTTGTGGCTGGACTCAAAAAGGGCTAAAGGATAGgatcaacaaaagggtaaaatgtctaaggggatgaatacttttaataggcactgtatccAAGTTAAAATTGTGATATCCTGGCAACCATGTTGCCCATTATGAAATCTAACAATTGTATTGTTCCTGGCTTCTTCCCTTGCAGGCAGACTGCAGAGCGACGGGACAATGTATGTCACACTGTGTAACTTCATCATGCCTTGGGAGGATCTGAGTATGACCCAGAAGAAGAGCCTGACTCAGCGCTATGAAATGGGCTGTGATTGCAAGGtagaaaagttcaaaatatattttcagcAAAGCAGAATTAGCCACTTCTGAGCAACCGCGAGCTAAAATAATCTTAAAAGCTGTAAGCACAATCCCTGATCATGCTCTCCTTTCTGTTCCTCAGATCACTCGCTGCACCTCCATCCCCTGCACGCTCAGCAGCCCGTCCGAGTGCCTGTGGTTGGACTGGGTGCTTGGCAGGACAGTCAATGGAGACCAGGCCAAATACTTTGCTTGTATTAAGAGGAGCGATGACTCTTGTGCTTGGTACAGAGGGTCAGCGCCGCCCAAAAGGGAGTTCCTGGACATCGAAGACCCTTAGCTCCACTGTTGACTTGTAGTCTGTTAAGACAGACTACGATATAAATaccaaaaacatcaataaatacacaaagcaaatgttttctcctggttaaaaagCCATGGGGTGTGTGCTCTGTGGTGAAGTCCAAAGGGTGAAATTGTTTAATTTGCAGGACTTAGAATGTTTTTTGACAGTCTTATGAATTCAGCACTTTCAGACACTTCTACTCATAAAGCCAAAGCACTTCATCATAAACCACCCCTCCTTCTGctgaaataaagtcataatcatttttaacttttactgttttttggcatttttgtttttgtgctacCATGACTTATTTTAATCAAAGGCAGTGATTATATTGACATAGTGCTACACAAACATACCCATCAGTTAAAGAGTAACCTTTCAGTGAGTCTGTTATCAGAAATGACTTGTGGTGGAATAATGTGCCCTGATTTGAGACAGCAGAGCTATCCCAAAGAGCGTGGGCTGACCGTCGCAAGTTCCGATAATTattattcccattttttaaaacagtgtgGCTAACTGGCTTTGATTAAATGTCTTGTTTTAGATAGTCCTGACTAGAAAAGAAAGCACTTTTAACACAATTGCCATATTTTCTATACTGGAAGCTGTCTGAAAAAGAGGATTGAATCCTTCTTTTCGGTAATTACATTTCTTCTCTTTGTTCTGCTTTGGTGTAAGAGCATATTTAATTTAAGGAGGTTATATGACTGATCATATTTAATTGAAGAAAAgccacattttaatgtttattttgacaAATGACAGCATCagtattttgtaaaaagaacacacatttttacagtATTAATAAAACATAGTTTTTATGTGCATTAAAGGTCAAATTGTTGATCTAATTGTAACGAATCATGGATTTTACTGCACCGCCTCTGATGTGACCATAAAAGTATTGAACAGATGTTTTGTAACTTTGATAATTGATATGAGTCTGTAAAATTATTCTTCATTTGAAACTGTAGTCAAGTATGCTGTCTTGTGCTGGTTTCACATGAGACTTTTGAGGTGAtttttgcatgcatgtcctttTGAAACAATActgtacatgtttttttttttttttttttttttactataatATTAAATGCCAAACCCTGTTTTAATCCTTTGCAAtgtcttttaatcaatttcacAACTATTTAATTCATATTTAATTACAAATTCAAGCATAACACCCCAGTTTAAACAAAGGGGCACTgcgtaaataaaaacaatgcaatgatttgcaaatctcaaacTTACATTCCGTTCCCAATCGAGCATAAAAAGCATATCATATGTTGCAACTGAGACATTTAgcctttcatgaaaaatattaactcatttaaaTTTGGTTTCACcaga contains the following coding sequences:
- the timp2b gene encoding metalloproteinase inhibitor 2b; this encodes MTWTANFVTLAILFLWRVEEIAEACSCAPVHPQQAFCNSDVVIRAKVAAQEEVGIGDDIYGNSITRIKYDIKQIKMFKGPNQAIETIYTAPTASLCGVTLEGNNKEYLITGRLQSDGTMYVTLCNFIMPWEDLSMTQKKSLTQRYEMGCDCKITRCTSIPCTLSSPSECLWLDWVLGRTVNGDQAKYFACIKRSDDSCAWYRGSAPPKREFLDIEDP